CTGGGTATTGTGCTGGTAACATCTTTATTTGAACGAAGAGCTCCTGGCATTTACCATAATACCGCTGTAGTTTTTGAAAAAGACGGTTCTATCGCCGGTAAGTACCGCAAAATGCACATCCCTGATGACCCTGCTTATTACGAAAAATTTTACTTTACCCCCGGCGATATGGGGTTTAAGCCTATTGACACATCTGTAGGGCGCCTTGGGGTGCTGGTATGCTGGGACCAATGGTACCCGGAAGCTGCACGGCTTATGGCTATGGCTGGTGCCGATATGCTCATCTACCCTACAGCTATCGGATGGGAATCTTCTGATGCTGATGATGAAAAGCAACGCCAGAAAGACGCCTGGGTAATCTCTCAGCGTGGGCATGCTGTGGCCAATGGGCTACCGGTAATTTCGGTGAACCGGGTAGGTCATGAGCCCGACCCATCCGGACAGACCAACGGAATTCAATTTTGGGGCAATAGCTTCGTAGCTGGTCCTCAGGGTGAGTTTTTAACTCAGGCAGGTAATCAGGAAGAGCAAAATTTGCTGGTAGATGTAGACCTGGCGCGTTCGGAGAATGTGCGCCGTATCTGGCCCTTCTTCCGCGATCGCCGGATTGATGCCTTCAGCGGCCTCACCCAAAGGTTTTTAGATTAAAAAAACAAAAGCCACTTCCTGTGTATTATGGAAGTGGCTTTTTTCGGGGTTGCTAATCATTAGCATCCTCAGGTTTTAAGTGTACTACTTAGTTTCTGTACAGCTTTTCGTAATCATTTTCTGTGGTGCCTTCACTAAAACGGCGTATGTTGTAGGTGAACGTAAGCATAAAGTAGCTCTGCAACACATTAGACTGTATATCTTCCACATAAGCATCGGATACGTTTCTTCTGATATTGTTGTTTTGCTTGAGCAGATCATACACATTGAGGCTAAGCTCGCCCAGTTGATCTTTAAAAAGCTTTTTACCAATACTCATGTTCCAGAGTATGTAGCTATTATCCAGACCTTCTGCCAATCCGGTATTCAGTTGATGGTTGAGGTCGGTACGATAAACTAGCCCCTCCCACAGCACCCAGTTATATCGTAAGCGAGTAGACTGATTAAAGAAATTGTTATTGAGAGCAGGGCGCAAAGTGTTTTCTACCACATTGTAGCTGGCACGGGTAGAAATGTTGAAATCTACCTGCTCACTGATATTGCTACTAAGCGAGGTTCCTATTCTAAAATGGCTGGTATTGGCTAAGTTAATTTCATTGTTGATTAGCCCCGGCTTACGAGAATAGTTGACTGAACCACTGATATGAAAGTTGGATGAGACAAAGTCTAAAGGCTGGCCATAACTGAAGTAAGACCGTACATTCACGTAGCCATCCATATTAACGGTCTTGGTTAGTTGAGAGCCTTCTTCCAGAATTATGCCTTCTGCCACCTCGGTAGGCTCTTCGGCTATCAAAGTACTGTTAGTAATAAAGTCGTTTACGATAGAGGCCTGTACAGCCGCATAAAAAGTCTTGTTAGTTTCGGGGTCGTGCGACTTAAAACGGGTTCTTAGCCAGTTAGAATAGGCCTGCTCCAGATCTGGGTTACCCGTGCTTAACTGTAGCGGGTTAGAATTGTTAATTACATCCTGTAACTGCCCTACTGATGGTTCATTTGTCCAGGTACGGTAGTTAAATTCAATGTTTTTAGATTTAGAAAATTTGTAGACCAGTCGGGCAGAAGGCAGAATACTTTGGAAGGTACGATCCATCGTATAGTCTTTAGGGAAAAGCTGATCGTTGCTCAAGCTAGCATGCTGGTACTCTGCCTCAAATTGTAACCTAAGCTTCTCTGTCTTGTACTGATAGCCTAATTCGCTCTCATGCGTCAGGTATTTACTCTCAAATGTATTACTAATGGCTGTATCCAGCAGACTGTATCCCGTCTGTTCCAGATAATCATAAGTACGTTTATCAGAGTCGTTTAGTGTATTTCCAACTTTGTACTCCAGCTCAAGCATACTTTTTTCTCCCAGGGGCTCGGTATAAGAAAGCTGGGTTCTCCAGTCAAACCCTTCACGATCCAGGTGGGTATACTGCTTTAGCTCCTCATTGCTATCTTCGGCCTTATAAAAAATGTTGTTGGCCAAACGGTAGCTATCATCTCCGTTGGTATGGTAG
This window of the Porifericola rhodea genome carries:
- a CDS encoding carbon-nitrogen hydrolase — its product is MSKTIKVGLVQQSNQAKVEANIEKLIQNIESCAREGAQLVVLQELHNSLYFCQTEDTDVFDLAETIPGPSTERFGELARRLGIVLVTSLFERRAPGIYHNTAVVFEKDGSIAGKYRKMHIPDDPAYYEKFYFTPGDMGFKPIDTSVGRLGVLVCWDQWYPEAARLMAMAGADMLIYPTAIGWESSDADDEKQRQKDAWVISQRGHAVANGLPVISVNRVGHEPDPSGQTNGIQFWGNSFVAGPQGEFLTQAGNQEEQNLLVDVDLARSENVRRIWPFFRDRRIDAFSGLTQRFLD
- a CDS encoding outer membrane beta-barrel protein — encoded protein: MRKPLFILLLSIFSVQAFSQHSEISGTVKSSDGAMSLPGATVILEKTADQTTKGIVTDIEGKFRIGKVDTGQYTIKVQFIGYVPYNKALNMQGKPVDLGDILLAEETTTLKEIEVIGKAMAGIQKGDTSQFNADAFKTTRDASAQDLVEKMPGIVVQDGKLQAQGEEVQQIMIDGKPFFGNDVKAALQNLPAEVIAQIQIYDQKSDKALLSGFDDGERTRTINIVTKPNRRKGQFGKATAGYGTNDKYLAGASVNFFNEDRRTTVTGLSNNINTLNYSSNPNSLGDTRTQNGLINTNTLGINFIDNWNDKIDMSGSYFFTHREQEGNELKIRDYVLPSDSGQVYTQNSNSTSVNAHHQMNMRFDYKINDKNRLLIRPAISLRDNKSDSYFEGNTDTNNGPLNYTENTSHSDNFDYDVYNRLYYSHKFDKPGRSFNININTGYHTNGDDSYRLANNIFYKAEDSNEELKQYTHLDREGFDWRTQLSYTEPLGEKSMLELEYKVGNTLNDSDKRTYDYLEQTGYSLLDTAISNTFESKYLTHESELGYQYKTEKLRLQFEAEYQHASLSNDQLFPKDYTMDRTFQSILPSARLVYKFSKSKNIEFNYRTWTNEPSVGQLQDVINNSNPLQLSTGNPDLEQAYSNWLRTRFKSHDPETNKTFYAAVQASIVNDFITNSTLIAEEPTEVAEGIILEEGSQLTKTVNMDGYVNVRSYFSYGQPLDFVSSNFHISGSVNYSRKPGLINNEINLANTSHFRIGTSLSSNISEQVDFNISTRASYNVVENTLRPALNNNFFNQSTRLRYNWVLWEGLVYRTDLNHQLNTGLAEGLDNSYILWNMSIGKKLFKDQLGELSLNVYDLLKQNNNIRRNVSDAYVEDIQSNVLQSYFMLTFTYNIRRFSEGTTENDYEKLYRN